A stretch of the Malus sylvestris chromosome 10, drMalSylv7.2, whole genome shotgun sequence genome encodes the following:
- the LOC126587247 gene encoding aspartate--tRNA ligase, chloroplastic/mitochondrial isoform X1, producing MSLLRRTFPLLPLRPKHLPLLSHSFLFLKPSFPKPLPKHTSIFSSSASASTSTSTSTPIPNPTHNPPISPTQLQWVTRTASCGDLSTADVGKRVTLCGWVALHRVHGGLTFLNLRDHTGSVQVTTLPDTFPDAHSAVNDLRLEYVVAIEGLVRSRPADSINKKMKTGLIEVAAESVQVLNAVRTKLPFLVTTADDAKDSAKEEIRLRYRCLDLRRQQMHSNIMLRHKVVKLIRRHLEDAHGFVEIETPILSRSTPEGARDYLVPSRVQPGTFYALPQSPQLFKQMLMVSGFDKYYQIARCFRDEDLRADRQPEFTQLDMELAFTPLEEMLKLNEDLIRKVFLEIKGVNLPNPFPRLTYAEAMSRYGSDRPDIRFELELKDVSDIFSDSPFRVFADTLKSGGVIKVLCIPSGGKRYSNTALKKGEVYNEAIKSGAKGLPFLKVLNDGGMEGIPALVSSLDPTTTQQFLSRCSARPGDLILFAVGHHTSVNKTLDRLRLFMAHELGLVDDSRHSILWVTDFPMFEWNDSEQRLESLHHPFTAPNPEDIQDLSSARALAYDMVYNGVEIGGGSLRIYKRDVQQKVLEIVGVSPEEAETKFGYLLEALDMGAPPHGGIAYGLDRLVMLLAGANSIRDVIAFPKTTTAQCALTRTPSPVDPQQLKDLSYRTQ from the exons ATGTCCCTCCTCCGCAGAACCTTCCCTCTCCTCCCCCTCCGCCCCAAACACCTCCCTCTCCTATCCCACTCCTTCCTTTTCCTCAAACCATCGTTCCCTAAACCCCTTCCCAAACACACCTCCATCTTCTCTTCCTCCGCTTCCGCTTCCACTTCCACTTCCACTTCCACACCCATTCCCAATCCCACCCACAATCCCCCAATTTCCCCAACCCAACTCCAATGGGTCACCAGAACCGCCTCCTGCGGCGACCTATCCACCGCCGACGTCGGCAAAAGGGTCACTCTCTGCGGGTGGGTCGCCCTCCACCGTGTCCACGGCGGCCTCACCTTTCTCAACCTCCGTGACCACACCGGTTCCGTCCAGGTCACCACTCTCCCCGACACTTTCCCCGACGCTCATTCCGCCGTTAACGACCTGAGGCTCGAGTACGTCGTAGCCATTGAAGGACTCGTCCGGTCTAGACCGGCCGACTCCATCAACAAGAAGATGAAAACCGGGTTAATTGAGGTTGCGGCGGAGAGCGTTCAAGTGTTGAATGCCGTTAGAACAAAGCTGCCATTTTTGGTCACTACTGCTGATGATGCTAAGGATTCTGCAAAGGAGGAGATACGGTTAAG GTACCGGTGCCTTGATTTACGCAGGCAGCAAATGCATTCGAACATAATGTTGCGGCATAAAGTTGTGAAATTGATTCGAAGACATCTAGAGGATGCACATGGTTTTGTGGAG ATTGAGACTCCAATACTCTCTAGGTCTACACCCGAAGGTGCTCGAGATTATTTAGTGCCCTCGAGAGTTCAG CCAGGAACATTTTATGCTTTGCCTCAAAGTCCGCAACTGTTCAAGCAAATGTTGATGGTTTCTGGTTTTGATAAGTATTATCAAATAGCAAG GTGCTTTCGAGATGAAGATCTAAGAGCTGATAGACAACCTGAGTTCACACAGCTTGATATGGAGCTTGCTTTCACTCCTTTGGAGGAGATGCTGAAGCTTAATGAAGATTTGATTAGAAAG GTTTTTCTAGAGATCAAAGGCGTAAATCTCCCAAACCCTTTTCCTAGGCTTACGTATGCTGAAGCAATGAGTCGATATGGTTCGGACAGGCCAGATATTAGATTTGAACTAGAGTTAAAAGAT GTATCTGATATTTTCTCAGATTCCCCGTTCCGGGTTTTTGCTGATACTTTGAAAAGTGGGGGAGTTATCAAAGTTTTATGCATACCTTCAGGTGGTAAAAGATATTCAAACACGGCGCTAAAGAAGGGCGAAGTTTACAATGAAGCAATCAAATCTGGAGCAAAGGGTTTGCCTTTCCTGAAGGTCTTGAATGATG GCGGAATGGAGGGAATTCCTGCATTGGTATCTAGTTTGGACCCAACAACGACACAGCAGTTTCTGAGTCGTTGCTCTGCCAGACCAGGTGATCTTATCTTGTTTGCAGTGGGTCATCATACATCGGTTAATAAAACTCTAGATCGACTACGGCTCTTTATGGCACATGAACTTGGTTTGGTTGATGAT TCGAGGCATTCAATTCTATGGGTGACTGATTTCCCAATGTTTGAATGGAATGATTCTGAGCAAAGGCTTGAG TCCTTGCACCACCCTTTCACTGCCCCGAATCCTGAAGACATACAAGATCTGTCTTCTGCTCGTGCTTTAGCTTATGACATGGTTTACAATGGAGTTGAG ATTGGTGGGGgaagtttgagaatttataAACGTGATGTACAGCAAAAGGTTTTGGAGATTGTTGGCGTCTCCCCTGAAGAG GCTGAAACGAAGTTTGGCTATCTTCTTGAGGCATTAGACATGGGTGCCCCTCCACATG GGGGAATTGCATATGGTTTGGACAGATTGGTTATGTTGTTAGCAGGTGCTAATTCCATTAGGGACGTCATAGCTTTCCCAAAGACAACCACCGCACAGTGTGCTCTCACTCGAACACCATCTCCAGTGGATCCCCAGCAGCTGAAAGACCTATCATACCGGACTCAGTAG
- the LOC126587247 gene encoding aspartate--tRNA ligase, chloroplastic/mitochondrial isoform X2, giving the protein MHSNIMLRHKVVKLIRRHLEDAHGFVEIETPILSRSTPEGARDYLVPSRVQPGTFYALPQSPQLFKQMLMVSGFDKYYQIARCFRDEDLRADRQPEFTQLDMELAFTPLEEMLKLNEDLIRKVFLEIKGVNLPNPFPRLTYAEAMSRYGSDRPDIRFELELKDVSDIFSDSPFRVFADTLKSGGVIKVLCIPSGGKRYSNTALKKGEVYNEAIKSGAKGLPFLKVLNDGGMEGIPALVSSLDPTTTQQFLSRCSARPGDLILFAVGHHTSVNKTLDRLRLFMAHELGLVDDSRHSILWVTDFPMFEWNDSEQRLESLHHPFTAPNPEDIQDLSSARALAYDMVYNGVEIGGGSLRIYKRDVQQKVLEIVGVSPEEAETKFGYLLEALDMGAPPHGGIAYGLDRLVMLLAGANSIRDVIAFPKTTTAQCALTRTPSPVDPQQLKDLSYRTQ; this is encoded by the exons ATGCATTCGAACATAATGTTGCGGCATAAAGTTGTGAAATTGATTCGAAGACATCTAGAGGATGCACATGGTTTTGTGGAG ATTGAGACTCCAATACTCTCTAGGTCTACACCCGAAGGTGCTCGAGATTATTTAGTGCCCTCGAGAGTTCAG CCAGGAACATTTTATGCTTTGCCTCAAAGTCCGCAACTGTTCAAGCAAATGTTGATGGTTTCTGGTTTTGATAAGTATTATCAAATAGCAAG GTGCTTTCGAGATGAAGATCTAAGAGCTGATAGACAACCTGAGTTCACACAGCTTGATATGGAGCTTGCTTTCACTCCTTTGGAGGAGATGCTGAAGCTTAATGAAGATTTGATTAGAAAG GTTTTTCTAGAGATCAAAGGCGTAAATCTCCCAAACCCTTTTCCTAGGCTTACGTATGCTGAAGCAATGAGTCGATATGGTTCGGACAGGCCAGATATTAGATTTGAACTAGAGTTAAAAGAT GTATCTGATATTTTCTCAGATTCCCCGTTCCGGGTTTTTGCTGATACTTTGAAAAGTGGGGGAGTTATCAAAGTTTTATGCATACCTTCAGGTGGTAAAAGATATTCAAACACGGCGCTAAAGAAGGGCGAAGTTTACAATGAAGCAATCAAATCTGGAGCAAAGGGTTTGCCTTTCCTGAAGGTCTTGAATGATG GCGGAATGGAGGGAATTCCTGCATTGGTATCTAGTTTGGACCCAACAACGACACAGCAGTTTCTGAGTCGTTGCTCTGCCAGACCAGGTGATCTTATCTTGTTTGCAGTGGGTCATCATACATCGGTTAATAAAACTCTAGATCGACTACGGCTCTTTATGGCACATGAACTTGGTTTGGTTGATGAT TCGAGGCATTCAATTCTATGGGTGACTGATTTCCCAATGTTTGAATGGAATGATTCTGAGCAAAGGCTTGAG TCCTTGCACCACCCTTTCACTGCCCCGAATCCTGAAGACATACAAGATCTGTCTTCTGCTCGTGCTTTAGCTTATGACATGGTTTACAATGGAGTTGAG ATTGGTGGGGgaagtttgagaatttataAACGTGATGTACAGCAAAAGGTTTTGGAGATTGTTGGCGTCTCCCCTGAAGAG GCTGAAACGAAGTTTGGCTATCTTCTTGAGGCATTAGACATGGGTGCCCCTCCACATG GGGGAATTGCATATGGTTTGGACAGATTGGTTATGTTGTTAGCAGGTGCTAATTCCATTAGGGACGTCATAGCTTTCCCAAAGACAACCACCGCACAGTGTGCTCTCACTCGAACACCATCTCCAGTGGATCCCCAGCAGCTGAAAGACCTATCATACCGGACTCAGTAG
- the LOC126586565 gene encoding protein GAMETE CELL DEFECTIVE 1, mitochondrial-like, with the protein MYKKHKEIPEVYTVERLAKDYRIMRQRVHAMLWLKELEGEEEKKLGRPLDDSVELLLDTCPEFFNSHDREFHVVSLTYKPDFKVMPEGWDGTTGDLDEVHCEISKKENEMLYQEFVQRMNFNKMKLRLKQWFPPQRAGLFSSP; encoded by the exons ATGTATAAGAAGCACAAGGAAATCCCTGAAGTTTATACTGTTGAGAGGCTGGCTAAGGATTATAGGATTATGAGGCAGAGAGTGCATGCTATGCTTTGGCTTAAAGAGCTTGAGGGGGAAGAGGAGAAAAAGCTTGGTCGTCCTTTAGATGATTCTGTTGAGCTCCTGCTTGACACCTGCCCAGA attttttaattCTCATGACCGCGAATTCCACGTGGTATCCCTTACCTACAAACCTGATTTCAAGGTTATGCCAGAGGGTTGGGACGGTACCACCGGAGATTTGGATGAAGTTCATTGTGAAAtctcaaagaaagaaaatgaaatgctcTATCAAGAGTTTGTCCAGAGAATGAACTTCAACAAAATGAAA TTACGCCTGAAACAGTGGTTCCCGCCGCAACGCGCGGGCTTATTTTCTAGTCCTTAA
- the LOC126584605 gene encoding agamous-like MADS-box protein AGL62 — MARKSKGRQKVEMVKMANESNLQVTFSKRRSGLFKKASELCTLCGAEVGIIVFSPGRKVFSFGHPSVEAVVDRFLSRNPSNHHLHPTSGTMQLIEAHRNATVRELNTELTQVMNQLEAEKKRCDQLNQMKRVSQAQCWWEGPVDAMEMPQLDQLKNSLEDLKKNVSKQADRVLILNTTNPSSQYFVGSSSHQPVIPNVGFNGNHHVMPPHPLPHPHGWNHPAYGRFF; from the coding sequence ATGGCGAGGAAGAGCAAGGGAAGGCAAAAGGTGGAGATGGTCAAGATGGCCAATGAGAGCAATCTCCAAGTGACCTTCTCGAAGCGAAGGTCTGGCCTTTTCAAGAAGGCCAGTGAACTTTGCACTCTCTGTGGTGCTGAGGTGGGCATCATCGTCTTCTCGCCTGGCAGAAaggtcttttcctttggccacCCAAGTGTAGAGGCGGTCGTGGACCGATTCCTCTCCCGAAACCCATCTAATCACCACCTTCACCCAACCTCTGGCACTATGCAGCTCATTGAGGCTCACCGCAATGCTACTGTGCGCGAGCTCAATACCGAGCTGACCCAGGTCATGAACCAACTGGAGGCGGAGAAGAAGCGCTGCGATCAGCTGAACCAGATGAAGAGGGTGAGCCAGGCTCAGTGCTGGTGGGAGGGTCCGGTGGATGCGATGGAGATGCCACAGTTGGACCAGCTGAAGAATTCCCTTGAGGATCTGAAGAAGAACGTGTCGAAACAGGCTGATAGGGTTTTGATCCTGAACACCACAAACCCTAGCAGCCAGTATTTTGTGGGAAGCTCAAGTCACCAGCCTGTGATTCCAAATGTTGGGTTCAACGGGAATCATCATGTTATGCCTCCCCATCCTCTTCCCCATCCCCATGGATGGAACCACCCAGCTTATGGACGCTTTTTCTGA